In Pirellulales bacterium, a genomic segment contains:
- a CDS encoding sugar phosphate isomerase/epimerase encodes MKFGMNLLLWTDNLTEEHRPVVEKLKRMGYDGIEAPVFDLNPDKFAAIGLWLDDMGLDRTAVTCRGVDDNPASKDPKVRAAGVANNKLALDCCQAAGMKIMAGPFHSALGHFSGAGPTADEWKWAVDSMRQTAEHADACGVTLAVEYLNRFECYLLNSAADTVRYVKDVDHPRCRMMYDTFHANIEEKDPIRAIHDCAAQTVHVHISENDRGTPGTGNIPWDATFDALRETGYDGWLMIEAFGMALPALAAATKIWRRMFKTEDQLAQDGLAFMKSEWSKRAAVTA; translated from the coding sequence ATGAAGTTTGGGATGAATCTTCTGTTGTGGACCGACAACCTCACAGAGGAGCACCGGCCGGTCGTAGAGAAGCTGAAGCGCATGGGCTATGACGGCATCGAGGCCCCCGTCTTCGATCTCAATCCCGATAAGTTTGCAGCCATCGGTTTGTGGCTCGACGACATGGGGCTCGACCGCACCGCCGTGACTTGTCGCGGCGTGGACGACAACCCGGCTTCGAAGGATCCCAAGGTTCGCGCCGCCGGCGTGGCGAACAACAAGCTGGCCCTGGATTGCTGTCAGGCGGCCGGCATGAAAATTATGGCCGGGCCGTTTCACTCGGCGCTTGGCCACTTTTCCGGCGCCGGCCCCACGGCCGACGAATGGAAATGGGCGGTCGACAGCATGCGGCAAACGGCAGAGCACGCCGACGCCTGCGGAGTGACCCTGGCCGTGGAGTATTTGAATCGGTTCGAGTGCTACCTGCTCAATAGTGCGGCCGATACCGTGCGGTACGTCAAGGATGTCGACCATCCACGCTGCCGCATGATGTACGACACGTTCCATGCCAATATCGAGGAAAAAGACCCCATCCGCGCGATTCATGACTGTGCTGCCCAGACCGTCCACGTCCATATCTCGGAAAACGATCGCGGTACACCGGGCACAGGTAACATTCCGTGGGACGCCACCTTTGATGCGCTGCGCGAGACGGGCTACGACGGATGGCTGATGATCGAAGCTTTTGGTATGGCGCTGCCGGCCCTGGCCGCCGCGACCAAGATTTGGCGGCGCATGTTCAAGACCGAAGATCAGCTCGCACAAGACGGACTGGCCTTTATGAAAAGTGAATGGTCCAAACGTGCCGCAGTCACCGCCTGA
- a CDS encoding SMC-Scp complex subunit ScpB encodes MDASKNPEPEDSGSALSQGLSLEALTAGFAEMLSSGEDPYAPAESPVGPIAGPDVVTSATEPGPEITPRSIVEAMLFVGHPQNEPLGSQQMAALMRGVRASEVDELVQDLNEQYQRNGCPYTIRSHAGGYRLELCEQYAVVRERLAGKVREARLSQAAIEVLALVAYNKSMTSEEISTTRGRTSGAILAQLVRRQLLKIERPEGAPRRACYSTTGRFLQLFGLKSLADLPRSQETDEQ; translated from the coding sequence ATGGACGCTTCGAAAAATCCAGAACCCGAGGATTCGGGCAGCGCACTTAGCCAGGGCCTCTCGCTGGAAGCGTTGACGGCCGGCTTCGCCGAGATGCTCTCCAGCGGCGAGGATCCGTACGCGCCCGCCGAGAGTCCAGTAGGGCCGATCGCAGGCCCGGATGTCGTCACGAGCGCAACAGAACCAGGTCCCGAAATCACGCCGCGGAGCATCGTCGAGGCGATGCTATTCGTAGGTCACCCACAGAACGAACCGCTCGGCAGTCAGCAGATGGCAGCTCTTATGCGGGGCGTGCGCGCATCCGAGGTCGACGAACTGGTGCAGGACCTCAATGAGCAGTACCAGCGCAATGGCTGCCCGTACACGATTCGCAGTCACGCCGGCGGCTACCGACTGGAACTCTGTGAACAGTACGCCGTAGTGCGCGAACGACTGGCGGGCAAGGTGCGCGAGGCGCGGTTGTCGCAAGCGGCGATCGAAGTGCTAGCACTCGTGGCCTACAACAAATCAATGACCAGTGAGGAAATCTCAACGACGCGCGGACGTACCAGCGGCGCCATTCTGGCCCAACTCGTCCGCCGGCAACTTTTGAAAATCGAACGGCCCGAGGGCGCGCCACGCCGCGCATGTTATTCCACGACCGGTCGCTTTCTGCAGCTTTTCGGCTTGAAAAGTCTGGCCGATTTACCACGCAGTCAGGAAACCGACGAACAGTAA